A DNA window from Candidatus Omnitrophota bacterium contains the following coding sequences:
- a CDS encoding mechanosensitive ion channel gives MNDYLFSGILIASSFIVGCIIYFFAAFLIKRRDTISLKLFKVNLGLLKSPLRFLIPALCIAGVIPLLRLPEKARGFIGHFIYILLIALFGWVAIKIVYILRDAFLNRYDITVRDNVRARGMHTQMRVIANIMIVVIVLLTVSFMLMSFPQVRHIGVSILASAGIVGVVIGFAAQKTLGNLIAGIQIAIAQPIRLDDVVIIEDEWGWIEEITLTFVVVRIWDLRRLVVPISYFLEKPFQNWTRTSADLLGTVLIYTDYTVPVKEVRNELTRILKNSTKWDKKVDALQVTNVTDKTVELRALMSAADSPAMWDLRCEVRENLVEFLQRRFPECLPRTRIEMKG, from the coding sequence ATGAATGATTATTTGTTTTCGGGCATTTTAATAGCCTCTAGCTTTATTGTCGGTTGTATAATTTATTTTTTTGCTGCATTTTTAATTAAACGGCGGGATACTATTTCCTTAAAATTGTTTAAGGTCAACCTGGGGCTTCTCAAAAGTCCGTTACGTTTTTTGATACCAGCTTTATGTATCGCGGGGGTCATCCCTTTATTACGTCTACCGGAAAAGGCGCGCGGCTTTATCGGCCATTTTATCTATATCCTGCTTATTGCGTTGTTTGGTTGGGTCGCTATTAAGATTGTCTATATTCTTCGCGATGCGTTTTTGAACCGTTATGATATCACGGTTCGGGACAATGTGCGTGCTCGTGGTATGCATACGCAAATGCGCGTGATCGCCAATATCATGATCGTGGTCATAGTTTTGTTAACCGTTTCCTTTATGCTGATGAGTTTCCCGCAAGTCAGGCATATAGGTGTAAGCATATTGGCCTCGGCAGGAATTGTCGGGGTAGTTATAGGTTTTGCCGCGCAAAAAACGCTGGGGAATCTCATCGCCGGCATTCAGATAGCCATTGCCCAGCCAATTAGGCTGGATGATGTGGTCATTATCGAGGATGAATGGGGCTGGATCGAGGAAATTACCCTCACTTTTGTGGTAGTGCGTATTTGGGACCTGAGGCGTTTGGTAGTCCCCATATCATATTTTCTCGAAAAACCATTTCAGAATTGGACGCGGACTTCAGCAGATTTACTGGGAACTGTTCTTATCTATACCGATTACACCGTACCCGTGAAAGAAGTCCGTAATGAATTAACGCGTATTCTCAAAAACAGCACAAAGTGGGATAAAAAGGTCGATGCGCTGCAGGTTACCAATGTAACTGACAAAACAGTCGAGTTGCGGGCGCTTATGAGCGCAGCGGATTCTCCCGCTATGTGGGACTTACGTTGTGAAGTCAGGGAAAATCTTGTGGAGTTTTTACAACGACGCTTCCCCGAATGTTTACCGCGGACACGCATTGAAATGAAGGGATAA
- a CDS encoding glycoside hydrolase family 130 protein, which translates to MIKNTGIVIAPDSGRVIIRPYIPGNQSRVPGIVSRIMALDESAAEEELKKTVRDFSARHHNFDSILERQFEVICAYMPPDFAPSKTRRLLIGAYFIGERSYESTGLFNPSIVAHPDQSGVSEGSLRFIISLRATGEGQISTLVFRSGLIDKYGTVSIDKTSGLACTAEPKPSALYDKMCFIGKLYEMGLENNCSKYITDPLPEKFTMEQLEEKVRDYTAGHHPITQTDKLTCEKILWLARCNYEATFDPKFPLSERVLFPLSPSEQNGMEDARFVYFKNDDGSGKYYATYTAYDGRVILPQIMETEDFIRFKMITLNGRAAVNKGMALFRRKINGRYAMVSRNDNENLFLMYSDNIHFWHEAVPLMSPLYPWEFVQIGNCGSPIETDRGWLLLTHGVGPMRQYSISAALLDREDPSRVIGRLSEPLIHWEDNSRSGYVPNVVYSCGAMVHSDTLIIPYALNDQQTTIGLVSLRAILDRLTRERI; encoded by the coding sequence ATGATAAAGAATACCGGTATAGTCATCGCCCCTGATAGCGGGCGCGTCATCATCAGGCCGTACATTCCAGGGAATCAATCACGCGTCCCGGGGATCGTCTCGCGCATTATGGCTCTTGACGAGTCCGCCGCGGAAGAAGAATTGAAGAAGACCGTACGGGATTTTTCAGCGCGACACCATAATTTTGATTCTATCCTTGAGCGCCAGTTCGAGGTCATCTGCGCATATATGCCTCCCGATTTTGCACCCTCTAAAACGCGCAGGCTTCTCATAGGAGCGTACTTCATCGGCGAGCGTTCATATGAATCAACGGGTCTCTTCAATCCTTCTATTGTAGCGCATCCCGACCAATCCGGGGTTTCCGAAGGATCCCTGCGTTTTATTATTTCTTTGCGCGCCACAGGCGAGGGGCAGATATCTACATTAGTGTTCCGTTCGGGGCTCATAGACAAATATGGAACTGTATCGATTGACAAAACTTCCGGTCTCGCGTGTACCGCCGAACCGAAACCGAGCGCTCTTTATGATAAGATGTGTTTCATCGGAAAACTCTATGAAATGGGGCTGGAGAATAACTGCTCAAAATACATTACGGACCCGTTACCGGAAAAGTTTACCATGGAGCAGCTGGAAGAGAAGGTCAGGGATTACACTGCAGGCCATCATCCGATAACCCAGACAGACAAACTTACCTGCGAAAAGATCTTGTGGCTGGCACGATGTAATTATGAAGCTACTTTCGATCCGAAGTTCCCGCTTTCAGAACGCGTCCTGTTCCCGCTTTCTCCAAGCGAGCAGAACGGTATGGAGGATGCGCGTTTCGTATATTTTAAGAATGATGATGGAAGCGGGAAATATTACGCCACATATACGGCGTATGACGGCAGGGTTATCCTGCCGCAAATAATGGAGACGGAAGATTTTATCCGTTTTAAAATGATCACCTTGAACGGCAGGGCGGCGGTCAATAAGGGGATGGCTTTGTTCCGGCGCAAGATAAATGGCCGTTACGCGATGGTTTCCCGGAACGATAACGAGAACCTTTTCCTTATGTATTCCGATAATATCCATTTCTGGCATGAGGCCGTTCCATTAATGAGTCCATTATATCCATGGGAGTTCGTGCAGATAGGGAATTGCGGTTCTCCGATAGAGACCGACCGCGGGTGGCTGCTCCTAACCCACGGCGTCGGGCCGATGCGCCAATATTCGATCAGCGCTGCCCTGCTTGACCGCGAAGATCCTTCGCGTGTAATTGGCCGGTTGAGCGAACCGCTTATTCATTGGGAGGATAATAGTCGTTCGGGGTATGTTCCGAACGTCGTCTATTCGTGCGGAGCAATGGTCCATAGCGATACGCTTATTATCCCTTACGCGTTAAACGACCAACAGACGACTATCGGGCTGGTATCGCTGCGTGCGATCCTCGACAGACTGACTCGAGAAAGGATTTAA
- a CDS encoding glycosyltransferase family 4 protein translates to MANDIKKIAFIGNYLPRRCGIATFTTDICEAFAALNPSVQVFAIPVTDIEEGYDYPERVRFEIKEQDIDSYKAAADFLNLNDIDVVCLQHEFGIFGGDAGGYILALLRQLKMPIITTLHTVLKNPSARQRRVMDELLGLSDYAVVMTQKAADILQAVNKIHGSKIRLVPHGIPDVSFIDPNFYKDQYGVEGKTVLLTFGLLSPRKGIEVVLRALPKVIKERPSTVYIVVGATHPNLLRHEGESYRLFLQRLCDELEISRNVIFHNRFVSSEELKELLVLADIYITPYFEEAQVVSGTLAYSFGVGNAVISTPYWHAAELLSDGRGILVPFNDPEAIGQAVTRLIVNENERNTMRKNAYLLGREMIWSNVASKYTSIFEEAKMKRSPATQKKVTMYPLEQQVPVLPDIKLDHLVRMTDSIGIFQHATFNVPNFSEGYCTDDNARALILTVLLENLGTINPLKINDLSSRYLGFVKYAWDPSMVRFRNFLTFQRNWKEETSSEDCHGRAIWAIGTCIGRSKNEGFTQMSVELFEKALAPSVSFTSPRAWAFILLGIHEYLQRFHGDRLARNCLQTLAARLHDLYKANSDAEWRWFESSLTYCDAKLPHALLLSGHDLDNEEMLRSGVESLSWLTKVQTSSRGHFQPVGTDGEYIRGGVKPVFDQQPVEAYATVSACLDAYRVTKDKMWYEEALNVFQWFLGSNDLGISLYDPVTGGCCDGLHINRVNRNQGAESTLSFLLSLTEMTEMENVLESLKEPLEE, encoded by the coding sequence ATGGCCAATGATATCAAAAAGATAGCGTTCATAGGAAATTATCTTCCCAGACGCTGCGGCATCGCGACTTTTACCACGGATATCTGCGAGGCGTTCGCGGCCTTGAACCCTTCTGTCCAGGTATTCGCGATACCTGTCACGGATATCGAGGAAGGTTACGATTATCCGGAACGCGTACGTTTCGAGATCAAGGAGCAGGATATAGACTCGTACAAAGCCGCAGCGGATTTCCTCAACCTCAACGACATCGATGTTGTCTGTCTTCAGCACGAATTCGGTATTTTTGGAGGCGACGCAGGCGGTTATATATTGGCTTTATTACGCCAATTGAAGATGCCCATAATAACGACCCTGCATACGGTACTGAAAAATCCGTCCGCGCGCCAGAGACGCGTTATGGATGAATTGCTTGGCCTGTCTGATTATGCGGTCGTAATGACGCAAAAGGCTGCCGACATCCTTCAGGCAGTAAATAAGATACACGGATCTAAGATACGGCTGGTCCCGCACGGGATACCCGACGTTTCTTTCATCGACCCGAATTTCTATAAAGACCAGTATGGGGTTGAGGGCAAGACCGTGCTCCTTACGTTTGGGCTGCTTTCTCCGCGCAAGGGGATAGAGGTAGTCCTGCGCGCACTTCCCAAAGTCATAAAAGAGCGTCCGAGCACCGTATACATAGTCGTCGGCGCTACGCATCCCAATCTATTAAGACACGAGGGTGAATCATACAGGCTTTTTTTACAACGTCTTTGCGATGAGCTTGAGATCTCGCGTAATGTCATTTTTCATAATCGTTTCGTATCTTCTGAAGAACTTAAAGAGTTGCTCGTGCTCGCCGATATTTATATTACCCCGTATTTTGAAGAAGCGCAGGTAGTTTCCGGGACCCTTGCCTATTCGTTCGGCGTAGGAAACGCGGTAATCTCGACCCCATACTGGCATGCCGCCGAACTGCTCAGCGACGGCAGGGGCATTCTTGTACCGTTCAACGATCCGGAAGCGATAGGGCAGGCGGTTACAAGGCTTATCGTCAATGAAAACGAACGTAATACGATGCGCAAGAATGCCTATCTTTTAGGCCGCGAGATGATATGGAGCAATGTTGCGTCAAAATATACGTCGATCTTTGAAGAAGCAAAAATGAAACGTTCTCCAGCGACGCAAAAGAAGGTGACGATGTATCCTCTTGAACAACAGGTTCCCGTATTGCCCGATATCAAGCTAGATCATCTCGTAAGGATGACCGATTCCATCGGGATCTTCCAGCATGCCACGTTCAATGTCCCCAACTTTTCCGAAGGGTATTGCACAGACGACAATGCGCGGGCGCTCATCCTGACCGTCCTGCTTGAGAACCTCGGTACCATAAATCCTCTTAAGATCAACGATCTCTCGAGCCGTTACCTCGGGTTTGTCAAATACGCGTGGGATCCCTCCATGGTACGGTTCAGGAATTTCCTGACCTTCCAGCGAAATTGGAAAGAAGAAACGTCCAGCGAAGATTGCCACGGTAGGGCGATATGGGCTATCGGTACCTGCATCGGGCGGTCAAAAAATGAAGGTTTTACCCAGATGTCGGTCGAGTTATTCGAAAAGGCGCTTGCCCCTTCGGTGTCGTTTACTTCGCCGCGCGCATGGGCTTTCATATTGCTAGGTATACATGAATATCTGCAGCGTTTTCACGGGGACAGGCTCGCACGCAACTGCCTGCAGACACTCGCTGCTCGGCTTCACGATCTTTACAAGGCAAATAGCGATGCGGAATGGCGATGGTTTGAATCATCCCTGACGTATTGCGACGCCAAATTACCCCATGCCCTTTTGTTAAGCGGACACGATCTCGATAACGAAGAGATGCTGAGATCCGGGGTTGAGTCTTTAAGTTGGCTTACGAAGGTACAGACCTCGTCCCGCGGCCATTTCCAGCCGGTAGGCACGGATGGCGAATACATTCGCGGCGGGGTCAAGCCTGTCTTTGACCAGCAACCGGTGGAAGCCTATGCTACCGTTTCGGCATGCCTCGATGCCTATCGCGTAACAAAAGACAAGATGTGGTACGAGGAAGCCTTAAATGTTTTTCAGTGGTTCCTCGGTAGCAACGATCTCGGCATTTCACTATATGACCCGGTGACGGGCGGATGCTGCGACGGGCTTCACATTAACAGGGTGAACCGCAATCAAGGCGCTGAATCTACGCTTTCATTTCTTCTTTCCCTGACCGAGATGACAGAGATGGAAAATGTTCTCGAAAGTCTTAAGGAGCCCTTGGAGGAATGA
- a CDS encoding chloride channel protein, producing MRRRLAEETVLFISIIKWVVLATFIGIIVGLSTTLFLKMLNWSTAFSGKYNYYFLILPLALFLSALMIKYLAPDAEGHGTEKVIEAVHKHAGKIKAAVIPVKLITTIITIAAGGSAGKEGPCAQIGGGLSSVAADIFRFDDKDRRKLVICGISAGFASVFGTPIAGAIFGVEVLFVGSILYDVLLPSFIAGIISYHVSSSLGITYFHGQINLIPIFSNAFFIKVVLSGIFFGLCAAFMIEILKLAEKLSNKVRVWKPLKGLIGGFAIVVLALIFSKQYLGLGLDTIQSCLQGVNIIWYAFILKIIFTSVTLNFGGSGGIVTPIFFVGSAAGVVFAKFLGLDVATFAAIGMVSLLAGAANTPIAASIMAVELFGPTVAPYATLGCIISFLMTGHRSVYPSQVLAVKKSSSIEVETGKVIEELYPEYHPRRKSLTGMLLRIIKIIKGRI from the coding sequence TTGAGAAGAAGATTAGCGGAAGAAACAGTCCTTTTTATCAGTATCATAAAATGGGTCGTCCTTGCGACATTCATAGGGATCATTGTCGGCTTGTCTACGACCCTGTTTTTGAAGATGCTGAACTGGAGCACGGCATTTAGCGGGAAGTATAACTATTATTTCCTTATACTGCCACTCGCGTTGTTTTTAAGTGCCCTAATGATCAAATATCTGGCGCCTGACGCCGAAGGCCATGGGACAGAGAAGGTTATCGAAGCTGTACATAAGCACGCAGGAAAGATAAAAGCAGCGGTCATCCCCGTCAAGCTTATCACGACGATCATTACTATAGCGGCAGGGGGCTCGGCGGGGAAGGAAGGACCGTGCGCTCAAATAGGAGGCGGGCTTTCCTCCGTTGCCGCGGATATTTTTAGATTTGACGACAAAGACAGGAGAAAACTGGTCATATGCGGCATAAGCGCCGGTTTCGCTTCGGTTTTTGGCACACCCATAGCCGGCGCTATATTCGGCGTCGAAGTGCTTTTTGTAGGCAGTATATTATATGACGTCCTTTTGCCCTCTTTTATAGCAGGAATAATCAGCTACCACGTTTCCTCGTCCCTTGGAATAACTTATTTTCATGGCCAGATAAATCTCATTCCCATCTTCAGCAACGCATTTTTTATTAAAGTAGTCTTATCCGGAATCTTTTTCGGCTTATGCGCCGCGTTCATGATAGAGATATTGAAATTAGCCGAAAAGCTTTCGAATAAGGTCAGGGTATGGAAGCCGTTAAAAGGTCTTATCGGCGGTTTTGCCATTGTAGTCCTGGCGCTGATATTTTCGAAACAATATCTCGGCCTCGGCTTGGATACAATCCAATCCTGCCTGCAAGGGGTGAATATTATCTGGTACGCGTTTATATTAAAGATAATTTTCACAAGCGTTACGCTTAATTTTGGCGGAAGCGGCGGCATAGTTACGCCGATATTTTTTGTCGGTTCGGCAGCAGGGGTGGTATTTGCGAAATTCTTAGGCCTTGATGTAGCGACTTTCGCCGCGATCGGCATGGTCAGCCTATTAGCGGGGGCAGCTAATACGCCTATAGCGGCAAGTATTATGGCGGTCGAACTCTTTGGGCCCACCGTAGCTCCTTACGCCACTCTAGGGTGTATTATAAGCTTTCTGATGACCGGCCATAGAAGTGTTTACCCGTCCCAAGTCCTCGCTGTAAAGAAATCCTCATCCATAGAAGTGGAAACGGGGAAGGTTATCGAAGAGCTTTATCCTGAATACCATCCGAGAAGGAAGAGTCTTACGGGGATGTTATTGAGAATAATCAAAATCATCAAGGGGAGAATATAG
- a CDS encoding thioredoxin family protein, with the protein MKIEILGMGCPKCKQLTANAEAAVKELNISAEISKMSDIGKIVEYGVMTTPALAVDGAVVSAGKVLSKEEIKKILVKFP; encoded by the coding sequence ATGAAAATAGAAATTTTAGGCATGGGTTGTCCGAAGTGCAAACAGCTTACGGCAAACGCCGAGGCAGCGGTAAAAGAGCTAAACATTTCCGCAGAGATCTCTAAAATGTCAGATATCGGAAAGATTGTAGAATATGGCGTAATGACGACACCTGCTTTGGCGGTAGATGGTGCTGTGGTATCAGCTGGCAAGGTATTGAGCAAGGAAGAAATAAAGAAAATCCTGGTTAAATTCCCTTGA